From the Xylella fastidiosa genome, the window CTAGGCGGTGATCCAGGGTGGCTTTCAATGCGGTAGGCGGTATGGCGCTGCGATCCTCCAGGCCCGCGATGGCTTGGGCGTTGCTGGACAAGGTGAGCACGCCTGCCACTGTCTGTGTCGCCGGTGGGTTGTTCCAGGAGGTTTCACCGAAGGAGAGTTGAGTCGCATCGGTATCTACGAAGCGAACATCAATGGCCAGCAGTAGCATGGCCGATGCGGATTTGCTGAGAATGATGTCCTGTTGGGAGTAGGTGGCAAATAAGGTGCCATCATCCAGGTAGACGCCAAAGCCGCGGACGTCGTACTGGTCGCTAGTTGCATCGCGGATAGTGATGTGAATGGTGTCTGCGGCCACCACGCCGCCTGAGAAGGTGGTCAGGCGTTTGGATTCATCAGGCATCGTTGCCGCGGTGGGGTCAAAGTGTTGTGCGGTCAGGCCGACAGAGGCCAGCCGCACGGGGACGGTGCCATGATGTTGGGCGTTCACTAGGGCGGCGCGGCCCTGGGGGGTGATGGTGATTTGGAGTGGGGTCATAACATCCTCATGCGGCCTGGGTGAGGTGTAGGCGTCGGTACGCGGTGATCTGTGCGCCACCCAGCAGGCCAATCTGTCCGATGGTGTGCACGCCCTGGGTAAAGGTGAAATGGCTGCGAACGGGTTTGGTGCGGATGACTTCTGTAATGACATCTGCGACAAATTCGGCGGTGCTCTGGCTGCCGCCTTGCCCGGATAAGGTGAGCAGCAGTGTGAAGGTGTGCGGTGCAGCCGGTGGGTTTTGTTGCCACCATTCGGTGATGAGGACGTCTCCGCCAAAGCTGCGCACCACATCGCGCACACTTTTAACGCTGCCTTTGCAACGCTGAATCTCGATGGCTGCTGCAATACGCGCGCGTTTGATATGCACGGGCCACGTGCTGCGCCAGGTGTCCACGGACAATGACCAGGCCAGCCAGGGGAGTAATGGCTCGGGGCAGGTGTGCGGGTCCCATAGTTGTTTGAATGGGATCGGGATGTCAGCCATGCGTGCCATCACTTGCTCCAGGGTGCGCATGAGCGGTGTTGCCGTGGGGGGAAGCAGGCTGTGCAGGGGTTCATTCATCCACGCCACCATGCACGACGGTGATGTTGGTGCAGCGGGCCGCCTGGGTACGGTCCATCGTCAGTCCCTGTTGTGGTGTGATGAGTTCTACGCGTTGGATGCCTTCGACATGCAGTCCGGCATACAGGCCACTCAGGGCGATATCTCGCCCTAAGCGGAATGTGTCTGTGGTGTAGGCGGTGATGCGGCGGTGTGCTTCGGACAGGACGACCGCTGCATCCGGTCCGGCGTAGGTGTGCAATCGTGCGTGAACTTGGTAGTCAGTGATCTGTGCCGGTTGTACGGTCACGTGATCGGTCATGGGGCGTACTGATTCTTGGTTGACAGCGGCCATCACGGCGTCAAGCACGTCTTGTGAGGGCTGTCCGTTGGCGCTGCGTGATAGTACGGTGATGATGACGTCCCCAGGGGTTGGGCTGGTGGCGCTGACGTCAAGCACGTCGGGATGGGCGCTGATGGCATGGTAGATGTAAGCGCCTTCCGGACCGGCGACGCTGTAGCCTTCCGGTGCAAGGACGATACGCCGCCGAAAGGCAGCATCACTCTCCATCCTCGGGGGGATGCCTTGAGTGGGGTCACCTGCCTCCAACACGAGGCGCTTGACGCGAAATAATGCGGCTAAATGATCTAGGTCGGCATCGCTGGCCAAGGCCACCATGACGGCTTTGGCATCTTCATTGCTTTGGTAGCGGCGCACGGCTTCGCGGTAGGCGGCCACTTCTAACAGGGTGTAGATGGGGTCTGAGGGCAGGAGGTTTTTCAGGGTCGGGTCACGTGCCGCCAGATCAGCCAGCATCTCTTGCAAGATCACGTCTGCGGCCACTTGCCGGATGACATCGGGCATGGGCAGCTTGGAGATATCAATCGCCGTCAGAGTGTTGTCCATCAACGCACCTGGATGCCGTCTAGGGTGACGGTTTTCCCCTCAGGAAGGTAGTGGGCAGTCAACACAAGGGTTACCGTGCCCGATGCGGTGGCGCGGGCCGTCACTTGCCGCAGGGTGATCCGTGGCTCGTGTGCGGCAAGGGCTTGTGCGGTGGCCGCGTACAGGTCCATTGTTAGGGCACGTGTGATCGGGGCATCAAGCAGGTGTGGTAGTCGGCTGCCGTAATCACGGCGCATGATCCGGCTCCCTAATGGGGTGCTCAAGATGTTTTGCACCGATTGGCGCAGGTGGTCGATGCCATCAAGCGGCTTTCCGGTGTGCATGTTCATTCCGCGCATGCTCAGCAGCTTGGGGGGACTCACTGGGCGGTGTCCTGTGGCGGGTTTTCCTTAGCGTTTCTTTTATCGGTTACCGATATATGCAACGCATGATGCGGACATGATATGGAACATTTGTTCAGTATTTTAATGTGGGTTCGACTGGTTATAACCACCTCTGGCTGTATACCGATCATTTACGGTATACTGGCCGCCTGATGATCAAAAGTTTCCGCCACAAAGGCATTCAACAATTCTTCCTCAAGGGATCAACCGCTGGTATCCAAACCAAACACGCCGCCAAACTGCGTATCCAGCTCACCGCGTTGGAGAGTGCCAAGCGCCCCGAAGATATGAATGCTCCAGGCTGGAAACTGCACCCACTAAAAGGCGCTGACTTAAAAGGTCATTGGTCCATCTGGGTGAATGGCAACTATCGCCTCACGTTTGCTTTTGAAGGCGAAGACGCAATCTTGGTCGACTATCAGGATTATCACTAGGAAACACACGATGAAACGTATGCACAATCCCGCACATCCAGGTGAAGTGTTGCGTGAGTATCTTGGTGAGCTCACTGTGACCAATGCGGCTGCAAAGCTAGGCGTCAGCCGTGTGGCTTTGTCGCGTATTCTCAATGGTACCAATGGCATCTCTGCCGATATGGCCCTTCGCCTGGAAGATGCGCTTGGCACCAGTGCAGAGATGTGGGCAGCCATGCAGTTCAAGTATGACCTGTGGGTTGCTAGTCAGCAGCCACGCCCGAAGATCACGCGCCTTCATGTTTAGTCGCACGTTAAGTAGGAATTGCTGAAAATCTCAAAATTAACCTAATTAACCTACTTGATAAATTAACCTAATAAGTTAAAATGGTGCATGGAGAAAGGCACATCTCACTATAAGCTACCAGTCGTCAAAGCCTTGGTGAAAGCTGGCAAGGTCAGGGCTACAGCGACCGCCTACCAAGGAGCACGTGAGCTCGGCATCAAAGATTTAACTGGAATGTGCACCGTTGTCTTGGCGCTCACGTCTGCCGACTTCTACAAGAGCATGACGACCTACGCGGATCACACAGTATTCCAGGATGTGTACCACGCCAAGACGGCAAGCGGTGATGAGGTGTACCTGAAGTTAACTGTCATTGATGACGTGTTGATTGTTTCCTTCAAGGAGTTATGACCATGAGATGTCCATGCTGCGGCGCGGCAGAACTGATCCACGACACGCGCGACATGCTTTACACCTACAAGAGCGAAACTACTAGTATCCCAACGGTGACCGGCGACTTCTGCCCGGCTTGTGGCGAAGTCGTCTTGGACCGTGAACATGGTGATCGTTACAGCGAATTGGTCGGCTTGTTCCAACGTCAGGTGAATTCGGCCTACGTCGATCCTGGTTACATTACCAAGGTACGCCGGAAGCTTGATCTCGACCAGCGGCAAGCTGCCGAACTGTTCGGTGGTGGTGTTAATGCTTTCTCACGTTACGAGAACGGTAAAACCAAGCCGCCGCTGTCTTTGGTTAAGTTATTCAAGCTTCTGGATCGCCACCCCGATTTGCTCAACGAAGTGAAGAGTTCCTAACCGTTAAAAGGTACTGGCTTGAACAGTTAATGGTCATGATCGCCTCACGTTCGCTTTTGTTTGAACGCCTACCCCTGTGCAGGGGTGGTCGGTGCATTGGGTCCTTGGGCCGTATGGTGGTGACGTTGTAGGCCAATGTCTGCGGCGGTGATGTCCCCTTGTGCGTGAATGGTGCCGTCTACGGTGAGGTTGCCGGTGAGGTGGAGGCTGGGCGTGTCCAAGGTGAGGCGGTCGCTGGCATTGAGGGTGGCGGTGGCACAGATCAGGGTGACGGTGCCGGATGCGGCGGAAGCATCTACGGTCAGGGCGTGGGCTTGGCGGTCGTAGGTGATGCGTGTTCCGTCGCCAAACAGCAGGCAGGGCTGGTGGGCGGTGTTGCTGGGCGCAGGGAAGGTCTCTTGGTAGAGGCTGCCAGGCAAGACGATGCCCAGTGCCGAATCTCCATTGGGGCACAGTGCAATGACTTGTTCGCCCAGGTGCGGCAGCCACCAGGAGCGGTCGGCTCCGGCACGTGAGGCCATGACAGGCAGCCAGTCGGTGAGCAGTTCTCCGGCTTCAATCCGCACGCAGGCGGTTGCAGGGTCCAGTTCGGCGACGGTCCCTTGGAGGATCAGGTGTGCTAATTGGCGGGTGTGTTCGTTGAGTGTCTGTCTCATGGGGCGATCTGGTGATAGCTGTCTTGGACGGAGGGGCCGGTCTGCGGTGTGAAGGACAGCCATAGGTTGGTGGGTAGGGTGCCTGCATGGGTCCAGGCGCTGTTGCCAAGAAAGACGGGTTGTTGCCATTCCACGGTCCAGACGACGTATCGATCTAATGCGGCGTTGAATTCGTCTGGGTAGATGGCAATCACGCGGCAGGGGTCGGTTGGTACGCCACGCCAGCGGCGCTGGTACAGCCAGGTGCCCAGGGCGGCGGCGGCCAGACGTGCTTGCAGGTGGGTGGAGGGGCCGCGGTGCCCTAGGACAAGCCGTGCCTGAAAGCGCAGCAGGGCGGGGAATTGTCCGGTGCCTGCATCGTTTTCGGGGGCCGGTTCGATCTCACTCAGTGTCAGTAAACAGGCGGGCATGGGCAGTTGGTGGTCTTCATCGTCCTGATAAAACGCAACGGTGGCCAGGTCTGGGAAGTGCGCTGCAATTTGGTCGCGGATGGCGGTATGCAGGGTTTCTAAGCTTATGTCGGTGTGTGTGTCCGCCATTGCAGTTCGTGCTCAAACAGGGTGTAAAAGCGTGCTTCAAAGGTGGCTGTGTCAAGAAGGCCGTTTTCGATATAGGTCATGGAGGGTGCGTAAATGTCTGCTTTTTGAACGGCCACGGGGTAGCGGGCGCGGCCCAGGCGTTTGAGTACCTGCCGTTTGCCGCGCACTGTGGCAATGAATGCGCCTTTGATCTGACGCCCGCCCAGGGCGCTGACGCCGCTAGGGGTGGCTTTGGGGTTCAGCCATAGGAGGGGGACGGGGTTCAGGCCGTACCACACTTTCATTTGGTCGCGTTGTCGATAGGTGCGCAGGCGGCGGCGCACGATCTTTTGTTGGAGTTGCAATGCATCGCTCAGTCCGCGCACGGAGCGGGTACGCAGCCAGGCCGCCATTTTGATTTTGGCCGAACGCAGGGCCTGTTCCATCTGCGTTTCAGTGGCGTTGAGTGCTTGTGCGATGGCGGTGAGGCTGTGGGGGTGGATGTGGATGCCAATCATGGGGGCGCCATCGGGGCCAGCCGCACGAGGGCCATGCCGGTTCCATCCGGTTGTGGGTCGTGGGTGAGGCGGTAGTGGCGATCTTCAATGCGGGCGTAGTCATGTTTTTTGAAGTCCATAACATCGCTTTCTTTGCAGGTAAAGGAGGGTTCTGGGGCGTTCATTCTGTAGTCGCCGATGTCCGCATCAATGTAGGTCGCGTCAAAAACAATGGTGCATTGATGGACGCGCCCCGTTTTCTCCGAGTGTAATTGGGCTGTCACGGCAAAATCATCGGTTTCTAGGAAGGCGTCTAGGTCATCCCAGGAGGGGTGGTGCATCAACGGCGACTCCCGCGGGGGGAGGTTTCTCGTTGGTTTCTGTAGGGGTCAAGGTGTTTGGTGTGGGTGCTCCGCCGCTGGGTGGGTCGATGATCACTGCCACGGGGCCATCGGCATCACCGGCAAGCTCAGCACGGCCACGGCGCATTAAATCGTGCGCCAGTGCCGTAGGGATCTGGACGATTGTGCCAGGGCGGTAAATCAGGCCTTGGATTACCACCGCAGCGCTGATTTTGAGGGTGTTTGTCGTCGTCGGCATGGTGTGTTCCTCAAGGGTCAGGCGGCTGCGCCGTAGCAGAAGCTTTCGGTACGACGGATGTTAAAGTCGACATCTTGGAACACGACAATCCGGGTGCCGCCGCTGGTGCTGAGGCTGTAGGGGTCGACGGTGATATCTAAGCCTCCCCACATGGCAATGATGAGGTCCGCCCAGTTCCCAAAGAAGACATCACCGGCCTTGATCTGGTTGGACACGCTGGCTGGGTAGCCGTTGACGGTGTTGCCGGATTCCCAAATCGTGCCGCTGGCGGCAGTCTGGGGAAACTTCAAGGCGGTTTTGGCATAGCCACGTATGCCTGCATTGAAGGCGTAGGACATGGCGTTCACATCTGCGTTGTTCAGGGCAATTTGCGTTTCCATCTGGACAAGTTCAGCAAATGTGGGTTGCCCTTTTTGTGCAAAGGACACGGCGTTAATGCCGCTGTGATGTTTAACGCCTGTGGGTTGCATGTCTGAGC encodes:
- a CDS encoding type II toxin-antitoxin system MqsA family antitoxin, with translation MRCPCCGAAELIHDTRDMLYTYKSETTSIPTVTGDFCPACGEVVLDREHGDRYSELVGLFQRQVNSAYVDPGYITKVRRKLDLDQRQAAELFGGGVNAFSRYENGKTKPPLSLVKLFKLLDRHPDLLNEVKSS
- a CDS encoding baseplate assembly protein, whose amino-acid sequence is MDNTLTAIDISKLPMPDVIRQVAADVILQEMLADLAARDPTLKNLLPSDPIYTLLEVAAYREAVRRYQSNEDAKAVMVALASDADLDHLAALFRVKRLVLEAGDPTQGIPPRMESDAAFRRRIVLAPEGYSVAGPEGAYIYHAISAHPDVLDVSATSPTPGDVIITVLSRSANGQPSQDVLDAVMAAVNQESVRPMTDHVTVQPAQITDYQVHARLHTYAGPDAAVVLSEAHRRITAYTTDTFRLGRDIALSGLYAGLHVEGIQRVELITPQQGLTMDRTQAARCTNITVVHGGVDE
- a CDS encoding phage tail protein I, producing the protein MNEPLHSLLPPTATPLMRTLEQVMARMADIPIPFKQLWDPHTCPEPLLPWLAWSLSVDTWRSTWPVHIKRARIAAAIEIQRCKGSVKSVRDVVRSFGGDVLITEWWQQNPPAAPHTFTLLLTLSGQGGSQSTAEFVADVITEVIRTKPVRSHFTFTQGVHTIGQIGLLGGAQITAYRRLHLTQAA
- a CDS encoding head-tail joining protein: MHHPSWDDLDAFLETDDFAVTAQLHSEKTGRVHQCTIVFDATYIDADIGDYRMNAPEPSFTCKESDVMDFKKHDYARIEDRHYRLTHDPQPDGTGMALVRLAPMAPP
- a CDS encoding type II toxin-antitoxin system RelE/ParE family toxin → MIKSFRHKGIQQFFLKGSTAGIQTKHAAKLRIQLTALESAKRPEDMNAPGWKLHPLKGADLKGHWSIWVNGNYRLTFAFEGEDAILVDYQDYH
- a CDS encoding phage baseplate assembly protein V, which gives rise to MRQTLNEHTRQLAHLILQGTVAELDPATACVRIEAGELLTDWLPVMASRAGADRSWWLPHLGEQVIALCPNGDSALGIVLPGSLYQETFPAPSNTAHQPCLLFGDGTRITYDRQAHALTVDASAASGTVTLICATATLNASDRLTLDTPSLHLTGNLTVDGTIHAQGDITAADIGLQRHHHTAQGPNAPTTPAQG
- a CDS encoding GPW/gp25 family protein gives rise to the protein MRGMNMHTGKPLDGIDHLRQSVQNILSTPLGSRIMRRDYGSRLPHLLDAPITRALTMDLYAATAQALAAHEPRITLRQVTARATASGTVTLVLTAHYLPEGKTVTLDGIQVR
- a CDS encoding HigA family addiction module antitoxin, whose translation is MKRMHNPAHPGEVLREYLGELTVTNAAAKLGVSRVALSRILNGTNGISADMALRLEDALGTSAEMWAAMQFKYDLWVASQQPRPKITRLHV
- a CDS encoding type II toxin-antitoxin system MqsR family toxin, whose protein sequence is MEKGTSHYKLPVVKALVKAGKVRATATAYQGARELGIKDLTGMCTVVLALTSADFYKSMTTYADHTVFQDVYHAKTASGDEVYLKLTVIDDVLIVSFKEL